From the genome of Candidatus Promineifilum breve, one region includes:
- a CDS encoding YncE family protein: MSTIPHTHRRLRGLLLLVVLLAAAVLLAGRAAARPSDAHADASPPFGAGWMIRDVIEMPYAGGHSFADPARRRLYLFGDWLGIDVYDTDTLARLGNIPQSPAAYDLSSDGTRLYIAPYFEFSSDDPAIYLYDTASLALSRTIPYPCDDIPYCGIYALAEGPDDRLYVARADYRTFDVIDAHTGARLHTETLASPPYIPSPTLAAYGDTLYVGSSYDQTADAAGVTVFNIAGVVPVRVAFQPTETGPGRIALSAAGDYVTVGASDDVYQFRADPFAPLWHLNGYLSGVYPNGDVLAVAIESPGHDMVAVNAHDAATGAPQRAAAVQNQPHIPSHEVFLPLSDGGLALYAPPTGRLELRRPVDYAAAVPVVSSNACPSGPFRDTFDDPASGWPTRADERVVYEVAGGVYRVLLRPAGVWTGLSRGDRWGTSRIMSITAQPAVHTRGTFGLIFNLNDDWTEFYTFEMYPRGDQWFITHFHDGDWELVQLVDRNFADPYGPITLSLQRNDALGGVQLFIYNEPVALFPDLNGRLALSVGSIEGNFEVHFDNYLLAGENCLDYPNRAAPAPAVPPPAAPDAPPAPDAPPAISPPLPPRPPLQK, from the coding sequence ATGTCCACCATCCCCCATACCCATCGCCGCCTGCGCGGCCTGCTGTTGCTGGTCGTCTTGCTCGCCGCCGCCGTCCTGCTGGCCGGCCGCGCCGCCGCACGCCCGTCCGACGCCCACGCCGACGCCTCGCCCCCCTTCGGCGCCGGCTGGATGATCCGCGACGTCATCGAAATGCCCTACGCCGGCGGCCACTCCTTTGCCGACCCCGCCCGCCGCCGCCTCTACCTCTTCGGCGATTGGTTGGGCATCGACGTCTACGACACCGACACCCTGGCCCGCCTCGGCAATATCCCCCAATCGCCCGCTGCCTATGACCTCTCCAGCGACGGCACGCGCCTCTACATCGCCCCCTATTTCGAGTTCAGCAGCGACGACCCGGCCATCTACCTCTACGACACCGCCAGCCTGGCCCTCAGCCGCACCATCCCCTATCCCTGCGACGACATCCCCTACTGCGGCATCTACGCGCTGGCCGAGGGGCCGGACGACCGCCTCTACGTGGCCCGCGCCGACTACCGCACTTTCGACGTCATCGACGCCCACACCGGCGCGCGGCTCCACACGGAGACCCTCGCCTCCCCGCCCTACATCCCCTCCCCCACCCTGGCCGCCTACGGCGACACCCTCTACGTCGGCTCCTCCTACGACCAGACCGCCGACGCGGCCGGCGTCACCGTCTTCAACATCGCCGGCGTCGTCCCCGTCCGCGTCGCCTTCCAGCCCACGGAAACCGGCCCCGGCCGCATCGCCCTATCCGCCGCCGGCGACTACGTCACCGTCGGCGCGTCCGACGACGTCTACCAGTTCCGCGCCGACCCGTTCGCCCCGCTATGGCACCTGAACGGCTATCTCAGCGGCGTCTACCCCAACGGTGACGTGCTGGCCGTCGCCATCGAATCGCCGGGCCACGACATGGTCGCCGTCAACGCCCACGACGCGGCAACCGGCGCGCCGCAACGCGCCGCGGCCGTGCAAAACCAGCCCCATATCCCCTCCCACGAGGTATTCCTGCCCCTGAGCGACGGCGGCCTGGCCCTCTACGCGCCCCCCACCGGCCGCCTGGAGCTTCGCCGCCCGGTCGATTATGCCGCGGCCGTCCCCGTCGTCAGCAGCAACGCCTGCCCCTCCGGCCCGTTCCGCGACACCTTCGACGACCCCGCCTCCGGCTGGCCCACCCGCGCCGATGAGCGCGTCGTCTACGAGGTCGCCGGCGGCGTCTATCGCGTTCTGCTGCGCCCGGCCGGCGTCTGGACCGGCCTCAGCCGCGGCGACCGCTGGGGCACTAGCCGCATCATGTCCATCACCGCCCAACCGGCCGTCCACACCCGAGGCACGTTTGGCCTCATCTTCAACCTCAACGACGACTGGACTGAGTTCTACACCTTCGAGATGTACCCGCGCGGTGATCAGTGGTTCATCACCCATTTCCACGACGGCGACTGGGAACTGGTGCAGCTGGTCGATAGGAATTTCGCCGATCCATACGGCCCCATCACCCTCAGCCTGCAACGCAACGACGCGCTCGGCGGTGTCCAGCTTTTCATCTACAACGAGCCTGTCGCGCTCTTCCCCGACCTCAACGGCCGCCTCGCTCTCTCCGTCGGCTCCATCGAGGGCAACTTCGAGGTTCACTTCGACAACTACCTGCTGGCCGGCGAGAATTGCCTCGACTACCCCAACCGCGCCGCCCCCGCCCCCGCCGTTCCCCCTCCCGCCGCCCCCGACGCCCCGCCCGCCCCCGACGCCCCGCCCGCCATATCCCCGCCGCTACCCCCCCGCCCGCCGCTGCAAAAGTAG
- a CDS encoding ABC transporter ATP-binding protein: MQQSTPPVHPLRRLAQYAHAYRGRVLLTTLYSILNKLFDLAPPVLIGMAVDVVVSQEDSLLARFGIVDVTDQLIGVGLITAILWGFESLFDYLKAVGWRNLAQDIQHTLRLATYDHTQRLDMAYFEEQSTGGLMSVLNDDVNQLERFLDVGANEIIQLITTIVVVLGMFLVAAPSVTWLTVVPIPFIVYGSLKFQQRLAPRYAAVREQVGILNSFLSNNLSGIATVKSYTAEEYEVGRAAAESDQYRRRNAAAIRLSSAFVPIIRIFIMGGFIAIMVFGGILVINGRLNVGVYSVLVFMTQRLLWPLTRLGDTLDLYQRAMASTGRIFRLLDTQPRVIEGHSTLPRPVRGEVVFQNVSFRYQWRDYEGYSDNRPHVLNDLSLHIPAGSTAAIVGPTGSGKTTVIKLLLRFYDVGSGHIRLDGRDIRDLSFADLRGAIGLVSQDVFLFHGSVRDNIAYGTFDASLDAIVDAARTAEAHDFIMALPDGYDTIVGERGQKLSGGQRQRISIARAVLKNPPVLILDEATSSVDNETEAAIQRSMERIARGRTMIVIAHRLSTVRRADRIFVLDNGELREAGAHDELAAAQDGIYAALWRVQTGER; this comes from the coding sequence ATGCAACAATCGACCCCACCCGTCCACCCCCTGCGCCGCCTCGCCCAATACGCCCACGCCTACCGCGGCCGCGTCCTCCTCACCACCCTCTACTCCATCCTCAACAAACTATTCGACCTGGCCCCGCCCGTCCTCATCGGCATGGCCGTCGATGTCGTCGTCTCCCAGGAAGACTCCCTCCTGGCCCGCTTCGGCATCGTCGACGTCACCGACCAGCTCATCGGCGTCGGCCTCATCACCGCCATCCTGTGGGGCTTCGAGTCCCTCTTCGACTACCTCAAGGCCGTCGGCTGGCGCAACCTGGCCCAGGACATCCAGCACACCCTGCGCCTGGCCACCTACGACCACACCCAGCGCCTCGACATGGCCTACTTCGAGGAGCAATCCACCGGCGGCCTCATGTCCGTCCTCAACGACGACGTCAACCAGCTCGAACGCTTCCTCGACGTGGGGGCCAACGAGATCATCCAGCTCATCACCACCATCGTCGTCGTCCTGGGCATGTTCCTCGTCGCCGCCCCCTCCGTCACCTGGCTCACCGTCGTGCCCATCCCCTTCATCGTCTACGGCTCGCTCAAGTTCCAGCAGCGGCTGGCCCCGCGCTATGCCGCCGTCCGCGAACAGGTCGGCATCCTCAACAGCTTCCTGTCCAACAACCTCAGCGGCATCGCCACCGTCAAGAGCTACACCGCCGAGGAGTACGAAGTCGGCCGCGCCGCCGCCGAGAGCGACCAATACCGCCGCCGCAACGCCGCCGCCATCCGCCTCAGTTCGGCCTTCGTGCCCATCATTCGCATCTTCATCATGGGCGGCTTCATCGCCATCATGGTCTTCGGCGGCATCCTGGTCATCAACGGCCGCCTCAACGTCGGCGTCTATAGCGTCCTCGTCTTCATGACCCAGCGCCTGCTCTGGCCCCTGACGCGCCTGGGCGACACCCTCGACCTCTACCAGCGGGCCATGGCCTCCACCGGCCGCATCTTCCGCCTGCTCGACACCCAGCCCCGCGTCATCGAAGGCCACTCCACCCTGCCCCGCCCCGTCCGCGGCGAGGTCGTCTTCCAGAACGTCAGCTTCCGCTACCAGTGGCGCGACTACGAAGGCTACTCCGACAACCGTCCCCACGTGCTCAATGACCTCTCCCTCCACATCCCCGCCGGCAGCACCGCGGCCATCGTCGGCCCCACCGGCTCCGGCAAGACCACGGTCATCAAGCTGCTATTGCGTTTCTACGACGTGGGATCGGGCCACATCCGGCTCGACGGCCGCGACATCCGCGACCTCTCCTTCGCCGACCTGCGCGGGGCCATCGGCCTCGTCAGCCAGGACGTGTTTCTCTTCCACGGCTCCGTGCGCGACAACATCGCCTACGGCACGTTCGACGCCTCGCTCGACGCCATCGTCGACGCCGCCCGCACCGCCGAAGCCCACGACTTCATCATGGCCCTGCCCGACGGCTACGACACCATCGTCGGCGAGCGCGGCCAAAAGCTCTCCGGCGGCCAGCGCCAGCGCATCTCCATCGCCCGCGCCGTGCTCAAGAACCCGCCCGTCCTCATCCTCGACGAAGCCACCTCCAGCGTCGATAACGAGACCGAGGCCGCCATCCAGCGTTCCATGGAGCGCATCGCCCGCGGCCGCACCATGATCGTCATCGCCCACCGCCTGTCCACCGTCCGCCGCGCCGACCGCATCTTCGTCCTCGACAACGGCGAACTGCGCGAAGCCGGCGCCCACGACGAACTGGCCGCCGCGCAGGATGGCATCTATGCCGCCCTGTGGCGCGTCCAGACCGGGGAACGATAG